One part of the Dyadobacter sp. 676 genome encodes these proteins:
- a CDS encoding RagB/SusD family nutrient uptake outer membrane protein, protein MKKVTILGIALALCLSSCSEDFLNQTDPTKVGVDVFYKNEEQVKQALSGVYSQIQGLTNTAYLFGEFQTDNTTIDLNPSDRGGAGGWEAFEFGTVNSGNNEIANLWNGYYAALYNCNLTLEKMVDATMSETGRKEVEGQLKFLRAYMYFNLVQYFGDVVIVTSTLATPDPAFDLVRSPQADVWAQIEKDLKEAAAALPAQYANAADKGRATKGAALSLLGKAYLTQKKYGDAVTTLKEVTTLGYTLNANYADNFDPAPAKKNGPESIFEIQYQGDNDLGEWSNFEYVFAPRVSKGAVTGYAAGSNGGRNVPTNDIMATYEKGDLRKDISLKPNFTLDGKVYPVPYVSKYNYPHTIVNRTNTNWPVLRYADVLLMLAEAINEQSGPTAEALGYLNQVRKRAGLADLAISDKVAFRTAVLKERRLELAFENHRWFDLKRTKTPAEWAAFMNAHGAQERAKPTVDRGNVPFNSTDYVYTENEYYLPLPAPQILINPKLTQNPGY, encoded by the coding sequence ATGAAAAAAGTAACGATACTCGGAATCGCTCTGGCACTTTGTCTGTCGTCATGCAGCGAGGATTTCCTGAATCAGACCGATCCGACCAAGGTAGGGGTGGATGTGTTTTATAAAAATGAAGAGCAGGTAAAACAGGCCCTGAGCGGCGTTTACAGCCAAATACAGGGTTTAACCAACACAGCCTACCTGTTTGGTGAGTTTCAGACCGACAACACGACCATTGACCTGAACCCGTCGGACCGTGGCGGTGCCGGGGGCTGGGAAGCATTTGAATTTGGCACGGTAAACTCCGGCAACAACGAAATCGCCAACCTATGGAACGGCTACTATGCAGCTTTGTACAATTGCAACCTGACACTGGAAAAAATGGTGGATGCCACCATGAGCGAAACGGGCAGAAAGGAAGTGGAAGGTCAGCTCAAATTCCTGCGGGCTTATATGTATTTCAATCTGGTACAGTATTTCGGGGATGTAGTCATCGTGACTTCCACGCTCGCCACGCCCGACCCCGCATTCGACCTCGTGCGTTCGCCGCAGGCAGATGTGTGGGCGCAGATCGAGAAAGACCTGAAAGAAGCCGCAGCCGCATTACCGGCCCAGTATGCGAATGCCGCGGACAAAGGCCGTGCAACCAAAGGCGCGGCGCTGAGTTTGCTGGGCAAAGCGTACCTGACCCAGAAGAAGTATGGCGATGCCGTCACAACGCTGAAAGAGGTAACCACGCTCGGTTATACATTGAATGCGAACTACGCCGACAACTTCGACCCGGCCCCGGCCAAGAAAAACGGCCCTGAATCCATTTTCGAGATCCAGTACCAGGGCGACAACGACCTCGGCGAGTGGAGCAACTTCGAATATGTATTTGCTCCACGGGTTTCGAAAGGCGCGGTGACGGGCTACGCCGCAGGTTCAAATGGCGGCCGGAACGTCCCTACCAACGACATTATGGCGACCTACGAAAAAGGCGACCTGCGGAAAGACATTTCCCTGAAGCCCAACTTCACGCTGGACGGTAAGGTATATCCCGTGCCTTACGTATCGAAATACAACTATCCGCATACGATTGTGAACCGGACGAATACCAACTGGCCGGTACTGCGTTATGCCGACGTGCTGCTGATGCTCGCCGAAGCGATCAACGAACAATCCGGCCCAACGGCCGAAGCGCTCGGGTATCTCAACCAGGTACGCAAACGCGCCGGCCTCGCCGACCTCGCCATTTCCGATAAAGTTGCGTTCCGAACGGCTGTTCTGAAAGAAAGAAGACTGGAACTGGCGTTCGAAAATCACCGTTGGTTTGACCTCAAACGCACCAAAACGCCGGCGGAATGGGCCGCATTCATGAACGCGCACGGTGCACAGGAGCGCGCCAAGCCGACCGTCGACCGCGGTAATGTGCCCTTCAACTCGACGGACTACGTTTATACCGAGAATGAATACTATCTGCCATTGCCGGCACCGCAGATCCTGATCAATCCGAAATTGACACAAAATCCGGGATATTGA
- a CDS encoding DUF1501 domain-containing protein, with amino-acid sequence MKIQWNRREFLQRASAATMAALAAGAPISNLLSSCRGKAGANSTADTVILLWMAGGMAHTETFDPKAYTPFEKDMEGNRVLSTFKSLPTKLDGIHFSEGLQSIGQVMDKGTLIRSYVAADMGHILHSRHQYHWHTCYEPPQTVAAPHIGAWIAKELGPKNPVIPAFIDIGQRFTVGEAEELKAFHTAGFLGNEFGPFFIPDPSQGLDSVRPPVGMDAKRFERRNQLYNELINNSPIGEFGSDYQRESLKRSMEQAYALLNSPESRAFDLSTEPKKSYDIYNTGRFGLGCLLARRLTEQGARFISVTTEYEPFKGWDTHENGHTRLQDMKKQIDGPVAQLIKDLDEKGLLDRTMVVLASEFSRDMMVEGRPDAKVKEQVAQPDILSDLKFYGMHRHFTDGCSMLMFGGGIKKGFVYGKTADERPCKTIENPVKIEGIHQTIYHALGIPPDTQYEIEKRPFYTTPDGKGLAVKELLV; translated from the coding sequence ATGAAAATCCAATGGAATAGGAGGGAGTTCCTGCAACGTGCAAGCGCAGCTACGATGGCTGCCCTGGCCGCCGGAGCGCCCATATCAAACCTCCTCAGCTCTTGCCGGGGCAAGGCGGGGGCCAATTCTACGGCGGATACAGTGATACTTTTATGGATGGCGGGCGGGATGGCCCATACTGAAACTTTCGACCCGAAAGCTTATACGCCCTTCGAAAAGGATATGGAAGGTAACCGCGTTCTGAGCACTTTCAAATCGCTGCCCACCAAGCTCGACGGCATCCACTTTTCGGAAGGCTTGCAGTCGATCGGGCAGGTAATGGATAAGGGAACGCTGATCCGCTCGTACGTCGCGGCCGATATGGGGCACATCCTGCATTCGCGGCATCAGTACCATTGGCACACCTGCTACGAACCACCGCAAACGGTGGCCGCGCCACACATCGGCGCCTGGATCGCCAAGGAGCTCGGCCCCAAGAATCCCGTGATCCCCGCATTCATCGATATCGGCCAGCGGTTCACGGTGGGGGAGGCCGAAGAACTGAAAGCATTTCATACCGCCGGCTTCCTCGGCAACGAGTTCGGTCCGTTCTTCATCCCCGACCCAAGCCAGGGCCTCGACAGCGTGCGCCCGCCCGTGGGCATGGATGCGAAGCGCTTCGAACGCCGGAACCAGTTATACAATGAGCTGATTAACAACAGTCCGATCGGCGAATTTGGCAGCGACTACCAGCGCGAATCGCTGAAACGGTCGATGGAGCAGGCCTACGCATTGCTCAATTCACCGGAATCGAGGGCGTTCGACCTGAGTACCGAGCCAAAGAAAAGTTACGATATTTACAATACCGGTCGTTTCGGGCTGGGGTGCCTGCTTGCCCGCCGGCTCACCGAGCAAGGTGCGCGATTCATCAGCGTGACGACGGAATACGAGCCGTTCAAAGGTTGGGACACGCACGAAAACGGCCATACCCGCTTGCAGGATATGAAAAAGCAAATCGACGGCCCGGTTGCACAGCTGATCAAAGACCTCGACGAGAAGGGTTTGCTGGACCGTACGATGGTGGTCCTCGCCAGCGAATTCAGCCGCGATATGATGGTGGAAGGCCGGCCCGACGCCAAAGTGAAAGAGCAGGTCGCGCAGCCGGATATCCTCTCGGATCTCAAATTCTACGGCATGCACCGCCATTTCACCGACGGCTGTTCGATGCTAATGTTCGGCGGCGGTATCAAAAAGGGTTTCGTTTATGGTAAAACAGCCGACGAACGTCCTTGCAAGACCATCGAAAACCCCGTCAAGATCGAAGGCATCCACCAGACGATTTACCACGCGTTGGGCATTCCACCGGACACCCAGTACGAAATCGAGAAGCGGCCATTCTACACCACTCCGGACGGCAAGGGATTGGCCGTCAAGGAATTGCTTGTATAA
- a CDS encoding TonB-dependent receptor: MNQFRQSAYRARLNSILRLSVGQALIGVACGFNAMADNNFNPNPLAIGNHVTADRTIKGKVVDDTGEKLPGVSVVLKGTTVGTVSDADGVYTINVPDNGAVLIFSSVGFLTQEVPVGASSTIDIKLATDAKALTEVVVVGYGSQLKKEITGAVQTVKSEELKDIPVSQVTQKLQGRLAGVQINQTTGKPGQGMSVRIRGQVSVTAGSDPLYVIDGFPITGTIGQMNPDEIEDITILKDAASTSLYGSRAANGVVLITTKRGTAGKTSVSFNAFAGIQKVPMRGRIKMLNAEEFAQFKKEMFEDENKPVPEEFQDPSKYRGKNNDWYDALLRTAPIQSYNLSISSNKENMRTSLVAGVFNQKGVVLNNNYKRYSLRMNTEYDISTKVKIGFNVAPQFVYDNTPRTDGDRGTGVLFNALHTWPVMPIRDANGELTKFNTFPNSTGNIFNYPNWVRAAKELTNETKINKLLGNAYIQYNPINGLTLKSTLNIEMESNKFFFFNPSTATSAINVPIPTTAVSIRQNYQNFSWLNENLATYSRSFNEKHNFELLAGFTQQRFRQEFDRITANTYTDDRLPTIQGAINIDRGGSFNVNGISGSNTFNGSNEWALMSYISRLTYNYKGKYLFTAAVRADGSSRFGSDNRWGTFPSASVGWVISDENFMQSIPKVSFAKARASYGVIGNNNIGNYTQYALVNNTTNAVFGSTVATGAQVTSLSNSNLGWETTKQFDAGLDLGLFNDRVQLVYDFYTKRTTNLLYAVQVPQESGFSNYNDNIGEIKFWGHEVSLTTRNLVGKLKWTTNANISINRNKVMELAPGIDRVYGTFHITQVGKPFGQFYGLVKEGFYMSKEELASSPVIPGRSAIGTIKFKDVNGDGVITNGGDADDRAIIGNPFPKFTYGITNTLSYGPWDLSIVGSGSQGNELWVRHLYSTANLDGVFNMVAGAKDRFRVKNGPNPVTGAQEAQTVITPGKGMYGATNNGGNFTGIERDWASSHFVANASYFTIKNITLGFNLGGINKFFKSARIYGSVQQVYVFTKYWGGPNPETSAQGDGQGDGGNLSQGIDLSNYPVPRTWTLGVNLNF, from the coding sequence ATGAATCAATTTCGACAATCTGCTTATCGTGCACGATTGAACTCGATCCTGAGACTTTCAGTGGGCCAGGCGCTCATCGGGGTTGCCTGCGGATTCAATGCGATGGCCGATAATAATTTCAATCCTAATCCGCTGGCAATAGGCAATCATGTCACTGCCGACCGGACCATCAAGGGTAAAGTGGTTGACGACACCGGCGAAAAACTGCCGGGTGTGAGCGTAGTGCTCAAAGGCACGACGGTGGGTACCGTTTCGGATGCGGATGGTGTTTACACCATCAACGTCCCCGACAACGGAGCCGTGCTGATCTTCTCGTCCGTGGGTTTCCTGACGCAGGAAGTTCCGGTTGGGGCGAGTTCGACAATCGATATCAAACTCGCGACGGACGCCAAAGCGTTAACGGAAGTGGTGGTCGTGGGTTATGGCAGCCAGCTGAAAAAGGAAATTACCGGAGCGGTTCAAACAGTTAAAAGTGAGGAGCTGAAAGACATTCCGGTTTCGCAGGTAACGCAAAAATTGCAGGGACGCCTAGCCGGTGTACAGATCAACCAGACGACCGGTAAACCGGGGCAGGGGATGTCCGTCCGGATCCGGGGCCAGGTCTCTGTTACGGCCGGCAGCGATCCGCTTTACGTAATCGATGGTTTCCCCATCACAGGTACCATCGGGCAGATGAACCCGGATGAAATTGAGGATATCACCATTCTGAAAGATGCCGCTTCTACGTCGTTATACGGTTCACGGGCGGCCAACGGCGTTGTGCTCATCACGACCAAACGCGGTACGGCAGGGAAAACAAGCGTGAGTTTCAACGCATTCGCGGGTATTCAGAAAGTCCCAATGAGAGGTCGCATCAAGATGTTGAATGCCGAAGAATTCGCACAGTTCAAAAAGGAAATGTTCGAAGACGAAAACAAACCGGTGCCTGAAGAATTCCAGGATCCTTCGAAATATCGGGGCAAAAACAACGACTGGTACGACGCATTGCTACGGACTGCGCCCATCCAGAGCTATAACCTCAGCATTAGTTCCAACAAGGAAAATATGCGCACATCGCTTGTTGCGGGGGTGTTTAATCAAAAGGGCGTAGTGCTTAACAACAACTACAAGCGCTATTCACTACGCATGAATACCGAATATGATATATCGACCAAGGTAAAAATCGGTTTCAACGTGGCACCGCAATTCGTTTACGACAATACGCCCAGAACCGACGGAGACCGCGGTACGGGTGTGCTTTTCAATGCATTGCACACGTGGCCGGTGATGCCCATCCGCGACGCCAACGGCGAGCTTACCAAATTCAATACATTCCCGAACAGCACCGGTAACATCTTTAACTATCCGAACTGGGTACGGGCTGCCAAGGAGCTGACAAACGAGACGAAGATCAACAAGTTGCTGGGTAATGCTTATATCCAGTACAATCCGATCAACGGCCTTACCTTGAAATCAACTTTGAATATTGAGATGGAGAGCAACAAGTTCTTCTTCTTCAACCCGTCGACCGCCACGAGCGCAATCAACGTACCGATCCCGACAACCGCGGTTTCGATCCGCCAGAACTATCAGAACTTCTCATGGCTTAACGAAAACCTTGCAACTTATAGCCGTAGCTTTAATGAGAAACACAATTTCGAACTATTGGCTGGTTTTACACAACAACGCTTCCGCCAGGAGTTTGACCGTATCACGGCCAACACCTACACCGACGACCGCCTTCCAACAATCCAGGGTGCGATCAACATCGACCGCGGTGGTTCATTCAACGTAAACGGTATTTCCGGATCAAACACCTTCAACGGCTCTAACGAATGGGCCTTGATGTCGTACATATCACGTCTGACCTATAACTACAAGGGTAAATACCTCTTTACGGCTGCCGTACGCGCAGATGGTTCGTCCCGTTTCGGTTCCGACAACCGCTGGGGTACTTTTCCTTCTGCATCCGTGGGCTGGGTAATTTCGGATGAGAACTTCATGCAGTCCATACCAAAAGTTTCGTTCGCAAAAGCCCGCGCGAGCTACGGGGTAATCGGTAACAACAACATCGGTAACTATACTCAATACGCGTTGGTTAACAATACAACGAATGCTGTTTTCGGAAGCACGGTCGCAACGGGTGCACAGGTGACGTCGCTATCGAACAGTAACCTTGGCTGGGAAACTACCAAGCAGTTCGATGCAGGTCTGGACCTCGGCCTATTCAATGACCGCGTCCAGCTCGTCTACGATTTTTATACCAAGCGGACGACAAACCTCCTGTATGCGGTTCAGGTTCCACAGGAATCCGGTTTCTCCAACTACAATGACAATATCGGCGAGATTAAGTTCTGGGGGCATGAAGTATCGCTAACGACCCGCAACCTGGTAGGTAAACTGAAATGGACCACCAACGCAAACATTTCCATCAACCGTAACAAGGTAATGGAACTGGCACCAGGCATTGACCGCGTGTATGGCACTTTCCACATAACTCAGGTAGGCAAACCTTTTGGCCAGTTCTATGGATTGGTAAAAGAAGGCTTCTACATGAGCAAGGAAGAGTTGGCCAGTAGCCCGGTTATCCCTGGCCGCTCGGCGATCGGAACGATCAAGTTCAAGGACGTGAACGGCGACGGCGTAATCACGAATGGCGGCGATGCCGACGACCGCGCGATCATCGGGAACCCGTTCCCGAAATTCACTTACGGTATCACCAATACCCTGAGCTATGGTCCGTGGGATCTTTCTATCGTCGGTTCCGGCTCGCAGGGTAATGAGCTATGGGTGCGCCACTTGTATAGCACCGCTAATCTGGACGGTGTGTTCAATATGGTAGCAGGTGCGAAAGACCGTTTCCGTGTGAAAAACGGGCCTAATCCGGTAACCGGAGCACAGGAAGCCCAAACCGTGATCACCCCCGGCAAAGGTATGTATGGCGCTACCAACAACGGTGGTAACTTCACCGGTATCGAACGTGACTGGGCCAGCTCGCACTTTGTAGCTAACGCCTCTTATTTCACGATCAAGAACATTACGCTGGGATTCAATTTGGGTGGTATCAACAAGTTTTTCAAGTCGGCCCGCATTTATGGAAGCGTACAGCAGGTTTATGTTTTCACCAAATACTGGGGTGGGCCTAACCCTGAAACCAGCGCACAAGGCGATGGACAAGGTGATGGTGGTAATCTGAGCCAGGGTATCGATCTCTCGAACTATCCTGTACCCCGTACTTGGACGCTCGGTGTGAACCTGAACTTCTAA
- a CDS encoding TIM barrel protein, producing the protein MPTRRSALKNIAAGTAGVLSISEVFAKNEAVLGTKLNGKINHSVCKWCYGKIPLDTFAQECKKIGITSIELLGPEDWPTLKKYGLTCALPNGAGMGIEKGFNDPALHDELVKSYEDIFPKLKEAGYKTIICFSGNRRGMSDYDGMRNCAIGLRRLMPSAEKYGITMIMELLNSKVNHRDYMCDHTAWGAGLCEMVGSENFKLLYDIYHMSIMEGDVIATIRQYHKYIGHYHTGGVPGRAEIDETQELYYPAIMKAIVETGYQGFVAQEFIPKREPLVSLAECVKICDIA; encoded by the coding sequence ATGCCAACGAGAAGAAGCGCATTAAAAAATATAGCAGCCGGAACAGCAGGAGTGCTTTCTATTTCCGAAGTTTTTGCCAAAAACGAAGCAGTTTTAGGGACTAAACTGAATGGTAAAATCAACCATTCGGTATGCAAATGGTGCTACGGTAAAATTCCGCTCGACACCTTTGCGCAGGAATGCAAAAAGATCGGTATTACATCCATTGAATTGCTCGGGCCGGAGGACTGGCCCACTTTAAAAAAGTACGGTCTAACCTGCGCTTTGCCCAACGGCGCAGGGATGGGAATCGAGAAAGGATTCAACGACCCGGCGCTACACGACGAGCTTGTCAAAAGCTACGAGGACATTTTTCCGAAATTGAAAGAAGCCGGTTATAAAACGATTATCTGTTTTTCCGGTAACCGCCGCGGAATGTCGGACTATGATGGAATGCGAAACTGCGCCATCGGTTTGCGCCGGCTGATGCCTTCCGCCGAAAAGTACGGTATTACCATGATCATGGAATTGCTCAATAGCAAAGTGAACCACCGCGATTACATGTGCGACCACACGGCTTGGGGCGCGGGCCTTTGCGAGATGGTCGGTTCGGAAAACTTCAAGTTGCTGTACGACATTTATCACATGTCGATCATGGAAGGCGACGTCATCGCGACCATCAGGCAGTACCACAAATACATCGGCCATTACCATACCGGCGGCGTACCGGGCCGGGCGGAAATCGACGAAACCCAGGAACTATATTATCCGGCGATCATGAAGGCGATTGTCGAAACCGGGTACCAGGGATTTGTCGCACAAGAGTTCATTCCCAAGCGCGAACCGCTGGTTTCTCTGGCTGAATGCGTGAAGATTTGTGACATAGCTTGA
- a CDS encoding tetratricopeptide repeat protein — translation MLTKKGEPGKSSKEATNILNGGEGTQLFNAFVKQGAEKYQAKNLNGALEMFEAAQGINKKDTLAALYGGIAAQQLDKKDVAKASFENYVTNGGKDPSVYYGLAQLYRSENNFDKAIETLNKGLAQSPGNKDLKAEVVNILLASGKEDQAIKELEALIQNDPKNVQNLVNLALLYDNMATKQGGRIKELQAQAGGGEDKVATLTKSIADEKSKNEVFDGEIKRITALIKKQPKNADLKRQLADVNNKKKESATAVANLEKELATAQEAAKQNSGNAASAEKELATLKADQKKNLELAEKNYRAALEVDATNYDALYSLGALYFNEAVVLKGEVDRMNMTEYQQKGKEVEGRVCGKFKKAKPYFERAVQAKDAAEAKETLETLNNVLQQFEGKGIACVE, via the coding sequence ATGTTAACAAAAAAAGGTGAGCCAGGAAAGTCTTCAAAAGAAGCTACCAATATCCTGAACGGCGGCGAAGGGACGCAGCTTTTCAACGCGTTTGTGAAGCAAGGTGCCGAAAAGTACCAGGCTAAGAACCTGAACGGTGCACTTGAAATGTTCGAGGCGGCGCAGGGAATCAACAAGAAAGACACGTTGGCAGCTCTTTATGGAGGTATCGCGGCGCAACAACTTGATAAAAAGGATGTTGCGAAAGCATCTTTCGAAAACTATGTAACCAATGGAGGTAAAGATCCCAGCGTATATTACGGATTGGCTCAATTGTACCGTTCGGAAAACAACTTCGACAAGGCAATCGAAACTTTGAACAAGGGTTTGGCGCAGTCGCCCGGAAACAAAGATCTGAAAGCCGAGGTCGTTAACATTCTGTTGGCCTCGGGTAAGGAAGATCAGGCTATCAAGGAACTTGAAGCACTGATTCAAAACGATCCCAAAAATGTTCAGAACCTGGTTAACCTCGCATTGCTTTACGATAACATGGCAACCAAGCAAGGAGGCCGGATCAAGGAATTGCAGGCACAGGCAGGCGGCGGTGAGGATAAGGTAGCTACGCTTACGAAATCTATCGCCGACGAGAAATCGAAGAACGAGGTTTTCGATGGCGAGATCAAGAGAATCACCGCGTTGATCAAGAAGCAACCTAAGAATGCTGACCTGAAAAGACAACTGGCCGATGTCAACAACAAAAAGAAAGAATCTGCAACGGCTGTCGCAAATCTTGAGAAAGAACTGGCCACGGCCCAGGAAGCGGCCAAGCAGAATAGCGGAAATGCGGCTAGCGCTGAAAAAGAACTGGCTACTCTGAAAGCTGACCAGAAAAAGAATCTCGAACTTGCCGAAAAGAATTACCGTGCGGCTCTCGAAGTTGATGCAACCAATTACGATGCATTGTACAGCCTGGGAGCTCTTTACTTCAACGAAGCGGTTGTTTTGAAAGGCGAAGTGGATAGAATGAACATGACTGAGTATCAGCAAAAAGGCAAGGAAGTTGAAGGCCGTGTTTGCGGAAAATTCAAAAAAGCCAAGCCTTATTTCGAAAGAGCCGTTCAGGCAAAGGATGCCGCGGAAGCGAAAGAGACGCTTGAAACTTTGAACAATGTTCTTCAACAGTTCGAAGGCAAGGGGATCGCTTGTGTAGAATAA
- the gyrA gene encoding DNA gyrase subunit A, which translates to MAESPGENIIPINIEDEMRGAYIDYSMSVIISRALPDVRDGLKPVHRRVLYGMDDLGVNYNRAHKKSARIVGEVLGKYHPHGDSSVYNTMVRMAQPWSLRYPLVDGQGNFGSIDGDNPAAMRYTEARLKRIADELLADLNKDTVDFQPNFDDSLNEPSVLPAKFPNLLVNGSSGIAVGMATNMAPHNLNEVVDGVLAYIDNNDITIPELMEHVKAPDFPTGGIIYGYNGVRAAYETGRGSIIMRSKAQFEVSKTGREQIIVTEIPYMINKAAMIERIAALINEKKLDGISDIRDESDRDGMRIVFDLKKDAIPNIVLNHLFKYTPLQTSFGVNNVALVKGRPVLLNLKDLIRHYVDHRIVVITRRTEYELREAEKRAHILEGLLIALDNLDAVIALIRAARDPETAKNGLMEQFNLSEIQARAILDMRLQRLTGLEREKIVKEYEDIMILIADLKDILANEYRKYEIIKTELTDIKERYGDARRTTIEFSAEEFSDEDMIADEEMLITISNEGYIKRTPLSEYRTQTRGGVGSRGVKTKDTDFTEHLFSATMLNYLLIFTEYGKLFWMKVYEVPEGSKTSKGRPIQNLISLESGDSIRSVINVKTLSDEDYINNNYLIMCTEQGTIKKTLLEAYSRPRTNGIIAISINEGDRLLDVALTNGDNDIVIASAAGRAVRFNEKGVRPMGRTAAGVRGINLGDPENKVIGMVCISREDAQLLVVSENGYGKRSAIDSYRVTNRGGKGVSTMNATDKVGKLVAIREVTEQDDLMIITRNGIAIRMSVEEIRQAGRNTQGVKLIRLNNSDEITSVTRIQKDPDEKAEELDEEGNVVAKPVAQVEGASEDDVIVSDDELDEDEDVAADDEEEDEEPSDDAEA; encoded by the coding sequence ATGGCAGAATCTCCTGGTGAAAACATCATCCCCATTAATATTGAGGATGAAATGCGTGGGGCCTACATCGATTATTCGATGTCCGTTATCATCTCCCGCGCTTTGCCCGACGTTCGCGATGGTCTGAAACCCGTTCACCGGCGGGTCCTTTACGGAATGGACGATCTGGGCGTTAATTACAACCGAGCCCATAAGAAATCAGCCCGTATCGTAGGGGAAGTTCTGGGTAAATACCACCCGCACGGCGACTCGTCTGTTTATAACACGATGGTCAGGATGGCCCAGCCATGGTCGTTGCGATATCCGCTGGTCGATGGCCAGGGTAACTTCGGGTCGATCGATGGCGACAACCCGGCGGCAATGCGTTACACGGAGGCGAGGCTGAAAAGAATCGCCGACGAGCTGCTCGCGGACCTGAACAAGGACACTGTCGACTTCCAGCCGAATTTCGACGACTCGCTTAATGAACCCTCGGTGCTTCCGGCCAAATTCCCGAACCTGCTCGTAAACGGCTCTTCGGGTATTGCGGTAGGTATGGCTACCAATATGGCACCGCATAACCTGAACGAGGTTGTGGACGGCGTGCTCGCTTACATCGACAACAACGACATTACGATCCCGGAACTGATGGAGCATGTAAAAGCTCCCGACTTCCCGACAGGAGGGATTATTTACGGCTATAATGGCGTGCGGGCTGCGTACGAAACCGGTCGTGGCAGTATTATCATGCGTTCGAAGGCGCAATTCGAAGTGTCGAAAACCGGCCGCGAACAGATTATCGTTACGGAAATCCCGTATATGATCAACAAAGCGGCGATGATCGAACGGATCGCGGCGCTGATCAATGAAAAGAAACTCGACGGTATTTCCGACATCCGCGACGAGTCGGACCGCGACGGTATGCGCATTGTTTTCGATTTGAAGAAAGACGCGATACCGAATATCGTATTGAACCATTTGTTCAAATACACCCCGTTACAAACTTCTTTCGGGGTTAACAACGTGGCGCTTGTAAAAGGCCGTCCGGTTCTGCTGAACCTCAAAGACCTGATCAGGCATTATGTGGACCACCGGATCGTGGTGATTACCCGCCGGACCGAGTATGAGCTACGCGAAGCTGAAAAGCGGGCGCACATCCTCGAAGGTTTGCTGATCGCGCTCGATAATCTCGACGCCGTGATCGCGTTGATCCGTGCCGCGCGCGACCCCGAGACCGCGAAGAACGGCTTGATGGAGCAATTCAACCTCTCCGAAATCCAGGCACGCGCGATCCTCGACATGCGTTTGCAACGGTTGACAGGCCTGGAAAGAGAGAAGATCGTGAAGGAATATGAAGATATCATGATCCTGATCGCCGATTTGAAAGACATTCTTGCCAACGAATACCGCAAGTACGAGATCATCAAAACCGAGCTGACCGATATTAAGGAACGTTACGGCGATGCACGCAGGACGACCATCGAGTTCTCCGCAGAGGAATTCAGCGACGAGGATATGATCGCCGACGAGGAAATGCTGATTACCATTTCCAATGAAGGCTATATTAAACGTACGCCGTTGTCGGAGTACCGGACGCAAACGAGGGGAGGGGTAGGTTCGCGCGGTGTGAAAACAAAAGACACCGATTTTACCGAGCACCTGTTCTCCGCGACGATGCTCAACTACCTGCTGATTTTCACCGAGTACGGCAAGTTGTTCTGGATGAAGGTTTACGAAGTGCCCGAAGGAAGCAAAACATCCAAAGGCCGCCCGATCCAGAATTTGATCAGCCTCGAAAGCGGCGACTCGATCCGTTCGGTAATTAATGTAAAAACTTTGTCGGATGAGGATTATATCAACAATAATTACCTCATTATGTGTACCGAGCAGGGCACTATTAAAAAGACATTGCTCGAAGCGTACTCGCGTCCGCGCACGAACGGTATTATCGCGATTTCCATCAACGAAGGCGACAGGCTGCTGGACGTAGCGCTGACCAACGGTGACAACGACATCGTAATCGCATCCGCCGCCGGTCGTGCCGTCCGGTTTAACGAAAAAGGCGTTCGGCCGATGGGCCGTACCGCTGCCGGCGTACGGGGTATCAACCTGGGCGATCCTGAGAACAAGGTGATCGGTATGGTTTGTATCAGCCGCGAAGACGCGCAACTGCTGGTGGTATCCGAAAATGGTTACGGAAAGCGCTCGGCGATAGATAGTTATCGGGTTACGAACCGTGGCGGAAAAGGAGTGTCGACCATGAATGCGACCGACAAGGTAGGCAAACTGGTGGCGATCCGCGAGGTAACCGAGCAGGATGACCTGATGATCATTACCCGTAACGGTATCGCTATCCGAATGAGCGTCGAAGAGATTCGTCAGGCTGGACGTAACACGCAGGGCGTGAAGCTGATCCGTTTGAACAATTCGGACGAGATCACTTCGGTGACCCGCATTCAGAAGGACCCGGACGAAAAAGCCGAGGAACTGGATGAGGAAGGTAACGTAGTAGCCAAACCGGTAGCGCAGGTAGAAGGCGCTTCGGAGGACGATGTAATTGTATCTGATGATGAGTTGGACGAGGACGAAGATGTCGCAGCTGACGACGAGGAAGAGGATGAAGAGCCTTCCGACGACGCAGAGGCATGA